GACCAAAGATCTTAGGGCTACCACAATACGATCTAGTAATAAGGACACTCAGTGTTAGGACCTCCCTCTGAATGATTGTTTTGCAAAAGTTTGATCAAAGACTCCAACAAGATCTCCTCTGTTTTGCTATGTTGGTATtaggttgctgttgttgttgttgttgttgctgttgttgttgttattgttgttgtttattgttattgttgttgttgttgttgttttcgtcgtcttcttcgtcattgttgttgtagtggctgttgttgttgctgctactgCTCATTATTGATGCTTCCATTGTCTTCGTTCTTGTTGTCACTGTAGCTGTTGCTTTCGTCGTCGCTGTAGACGTTTTGTAGGTCCTTTGGGAATTTGGTATATAGACTTTTTGTTCTTGGGGAATTCTTTCAAGGGAATTTGAGCTGTTATTCCTGAGGCTGGAGTGCAGCGACAGAATCGAGCAACGCATTTTTTTTTGTGTAGACCTTCAACATGTTCAACCTTGTCGCTGTTTTTCTTCAACAGAATCACATGTGGACCTTCGGGAGCAGTGGCAGCAGACCAGCCCCCACCCGAGCTGTGCGATCTACACATGTGGTACCTGGACCGGGTGACGGATGGGGTGTTCGAAGGACACTTGTCCCAGGAGCAGCAAACGGTGAAGAACAAAATAGAGACGCTCATTGCTCGCACCAAGGGTACTTCCAACGCGGGGCGAATCTCGTGCTCCACTCTCTCGGCTTTCGAGAACATGCTGCTTCCTGGCGACCCGACTGAATTGAAAGAATCTGAAAGGACTTCCAAAGGACGTGCAGGCAAAGACAGTGCTTCAGCTGATGAAGAGGCTGCTTCAGATACAACAAGAAATGGTCAAAGTAGCAGACAAAAGACTaaagagagcgagagtgtgGGAAACGAGACCGACGAAAAGCACGGTCATAACAACTTTGAAGAGTCACATAAAGATGGACCAACAGCTGAAAAAAGTAAAGACACCGAAGAAGCCACAAAGGTCACAAGGGAAGGACCAGTGTCTGAACAGAAACACAGCGACTCTAAGGAGAAGAAAGCCCAAGTGAAACACAAAGCACATAACGGCAGAGAAATTGAAGGCACAGGGATTCTCATCTTCGGTctcgatgatgatgacgaggaagaagaagatgatgatgaaaacGAAAAGACTGATAGTAACGACACACAAAAGGATCAAAACACCAAGAAAAATGACGATGAACATGAAGACAAGAACGAAACTGAAATAGATCAGAACACATCGGAGAAATCGAACGAGGGTGAAGACAGCAACAAGAAAGACctgacacgatcaaacataactCAGTCTTCCACAAACTCCAGCGAATTAAAAAGTTCGTCAAACAGAAGTGTTCAGATATCACACACCTACCCGCCGACATGCGAAAAATACGGGCATAAGTGCAATTTGTCCGAACATTTATTTCCGCCATCATTCGAGTCACAAAAACATTTTCAGCCAGTTCCTCTACATTTGCTAGACCATTGTAAAACGTCGGTCAGGCGCAGCCGGAGACGAAGATCCAATGCAGACAGGTCAAGTTTGAAATGTTACTATTACTGCATTTTGGAAGTCAGAAAAGACAACAGTGATAGAAAATCAATTCGAACTCGATCCTTGTTCCGTGCGGTACAAAAGTCTTGCAGAGTTAAGAGAAAATGTTCCGCGATGTGCCTATATGGACAGCATATGCAGCAGTGTATCCAGTATTATGATTTGCTGCTTCATCACAAGTCAAGTCACAACTTTGCCGATCACACAAAGACAAAAGACGACAAAGAAACAACAGACAGGACACCCAAGAGTACAAAGACAGAGTCTGATGTGAGCAAGACCGAGAACCAACGGACACAAAATAACGCCAAAAAGCACGAGGGATCCAAAGACTTAAAACCAGACGGATCACACGATGCCAAAGACAACGAAGGAGAAGACAATGACGACAGCGATGACGATGAAGACGACGAAGACGAGAAAAACAGCAAAGGTGGTGCTGATGATACAGACTTGGATGACGCATCGGATGACAGGAAGCAGAATGAATCGATAGAAGTCAAGAGAAAAGACCTCAAGGACAAACATAAAGACTCAGGAACCGAAGAAATCAGTAAACACACCAGTAATAGGAGTAAAAAGGACGAAGAAGAACAGCCCAGAAGTTCAAGGCTTACAGAAGAAGAGCTGTTAAGAATAGAAGCCATGTTTCAACAGAAGGTGTCAGAGCAAGCAGCTAAAGTGCAGTCGTTGGAGATCATGATAATGAAACTAGAAAACAACCTTCTCTCGCAGAAACTTCAGGACCAGAACGGTACAAGCCACATCGTCTACCTCGAAAACCAGATCCTTCGCATCGAGAACGAACTCCTAAAGCTGAACCAGAGCTACGCCGCCTTGCATGAAGAGAACGAGATCCTGAAATCCAGACAGAACAAGCACCTGGCCCTCGAGCACAAAGCGAACGAGGTGAAGCAGAATCAGCCGGCCTTGCCCGGCAACACTACCAAGTACTTTGAGCTGGTGACCGCGCAGCAGCAGAAACTCACCGCTCTGAGCGACCTGTTGAGGAACCAGTCCTCAGCTCTCCACCTGCTTCAGCTTCGTACGAACCACCTGGAGGAGCAGAACCAGATGCTGTACCAGATCGTCATGAACCAGACGGCCCTCATCTCTCACGTCATGCAGAAGCTTCAGGAGGTCTCGGAGCAGAACCTAATGAACCGCCAGGAGACGAGCCAGCTCAAATCCGCTATGGATCTTCAGTCGGCCTCTTCCAACCTCATCCACAAGCTTGAGCACATGCTTGAGGAGGCTTCGCCGAGGGTAGGAAATCCCTCCGACAGAGGAACCTCACCCTCTACTTCTAGTCATGAAAACGTGAATTCGAGAGCCTCATCGCAGTTCTCTTCTGTTTTGAAGTTTTtgccaaagacatcagagttgCGCTTGAGATCTCATCACTGGAAATGTGAAGGCAATAGAAGTACAagactgtgtctgtgtttcacaGTTCTCGTATCACCTTGCCCACCTCTGAGAACACTTAACTGGGGTAAGTGCTCGTACATGTTAAGAGAAGTCGAACTTGTGTCGACAGGAGATCAACGCCTGGGTATCCAAACGTTATCTCCTGAGGACAGGGACATCCTCAACAAACAAGGGGCGTTCTTAGGAGTGTCGTCTGAAAACCTCCATACAGACACACGGGTAATGGACACAAAAGAAACGAGAGACAAAGCGAAAGTACCAGCAGATAGAAATAAAGACAGTGCTGATGACGTCAAATTGGTACCCGAATTGGCTCACGCAGGCACAATTGAAAGCACAGATTCTGAGACAAAACATTCAACTTCGTCTTCAGATAATGGGTCTCAAAAGACTTCCAAAGTCGGACCGACTCCCAGCCAAAAGCAGGATTCGAACCCACCACCGACAGCATTACCCAAAGAATCTTCCACCAAAGAAACAGAATCTAAATCGCCGGAACCCAAAGAAATTCCGGATTCGGTAGAGATTCCGAACACCCAGAATGCCGACAAAGAAACTGTGCCAGGATcgagacaagaagaaaaagatataAAAGAATCC
This Littorina saxatilis isolate snail1 linkage group LG17, US_GU_Lsax_2.0, whole genome shotgun sequence DNA region includes the following protein-coding sequences:
- the LOC138953279 gene encoding uncharacterized protein, yielding MKLLSARITCGPSGAVAADQPPPELCDLHMWYLDRVTDGVFEGHLSQEQQTVKNKIETLIARTKGTSNAGRISCSTLSAFENMLLPGDPTELKESERTSKGRAGKDSASADEEAASDTTRNGQSSRQKTKESESVGNETDEKHGHNNFEESHKDGPTAEKSKDTEEATKVTREGPVSEQKHSDSKEKKAQVKHKAHNGREIEGTGILIFGLDDDDEEEEDDDENEKTDSNDTQKDQNTKKNDDEHEDKNETEIDQNTSEKSNEGEDSNKKDLTRSNITQSSTNSSELKSSSNRSVQISHTYPPTCEKYGHKCNLSEHLFPPSFESQKHFQPVPLHLLDHCKTSVRRSRRRRSNADRSSLKCYYYCILEVRKDNSDRKSIRTRSLFRAVQKSCRVKRKCSAMCLYGQHMQQCIQYYDLLLHHKSSHNFADHTKTKDDKETTDRTPKSTKTESDVSKTENQRTQNNAKKHEGSKDLKPDGSHDAKDNEGEDNDDSDDDEDDEDEKNSKGGADDTDLDDASDDRKQNESIEVKRKDLKDKHKDSGTEEISKHTSNRSKKDEEEQPRSSRLTEEELLRIEAMFQQKVSEQAAKVQSLEIMIMKLENNLLSQKLQDQNGTSHIVYLENQILRIENELLKLNQSYAALHEENEILKSRQNKHLALEHKANEVKQNQPALPGNTTKYFELVTAQQQKLTALSDLLRNQSSALHLLQLRTNHLEEQNQMLYQIVMNQTALISHVMQKLQEVSEQNLMNRQETSQLKSAMDLQSASSNLIHKLEHMLEEASPRVGNPSDRGTSPSTSSHENVNSRASSQFSSVLKFLPKTSELRLRSHHWKCEGNRSTRLCLCFTVLVSPCPPLRTLNWGKCSYMLREVELVSTGDQRLGIQTLSPEDRDILNKQGAFLGVSSENLHTDTRVMDTKETRDKAKVPADRNKDSADDVKLVPELAHAGTIESTDSETKHSTSSSDNGSQKTSKVGPTPSQKQDSNPPPTALPKESSTKETESKSPEPKEIPDSVEIPNTQNADKETVPGSRQEEKDIKESEEKVSESVSKPPVSAQILPSAVEADDGQKAKKENVEKERKDGNFEMKTKKQDTEQTPESKEDSLKHRRTLPEPVDAVSGKERDTEEASENLKKQSEPETPQTEEDVDKKRAQISSDKAKTAENTAKKKGTDEGSKKEGEEAKRKKQEAEADRKTEQQKHDAIVLAKKMQEAEKRHPPYWSADSRKPKDCYDLYKIAPTQTRNGAYKIFVKGLNLYVSVFCDMKGGGWTLLMKREDGSLDFYRGWDDYVNGFGTPFSEHYVGNEVIHYLTNQNQYSLQVDLKDWAGNTRTAHYKHFWVDDEKDNFRLHVLGYNGTAGDGLSKHDGMAFSTNDRDNDLLASDQLGGSCARRFHGAGWYYKCYMSNLLGSHYVDGMVPHKRFDGVAWKPWTGPSYSLKEVVLKVKPRAAG